One Kushneria konosiri genomic window, AACACCACGATATACGTGGCCAGTACTACCGGCAGGGATTGAACAAAAACCATCAGCGGCGGCCAGCCAAGACCAAACAACGTGTAGTTTTGCCAAAGGCCTGCAAAGTCAGGCGATGTGATACCCCACTCGATCTCCGGCCATGACGCCTCGCCAAACAAAGGAGCAATCACGACCGCCAGAGCAATGATCGGAAAAATCCCCAGTTTGCCGAACGTGGCCCAAAAGCCATTGCTGGTTTTAAGTCGGCTAAAATGACGTGAGAACAGTAGATAAAAGGCTGCCCCGATCGCGATCGAAATGGTCCAGGGAAAGCTGTCAAATCGGCCACCGACCTGAAACACCGTGATGACGGCTGCAATACCGGCGCCGATGATGACACCCGCCTTGAGCGCCGAGGGCACCAGCTGCACGACCCGATGAGATAATCCGGAAACGCCCAGCGCGATCGAGAACAGCCCCAGTGTCATCTGAAAGGCAATCAGGGCATGAATACGCTCGGTGCCCTCCGGAAAGGTCTGACACCACGCCATCACCAGAGGAATCGCCGGTGTAATCCAGCCAGGCACCACCGGATCGCCCAGCAAATGGTGGGTCAGATAAAGAAAACCATTGAGGAGAACGACCGCCAGCGCGACTTCAAAGGGCATGCCCAAAAGCTCGGTCATCAATGGAATCGCCGCCAGATCGACGGCGCACATCAAAAGCCCCTGACAGTAATCGGGCCATTCAAAGCGGTAATGTATGAAAGGCAGGCGTACCTTGAAAGGCCCCATGGGCCAATAGACGGTCTCGTGGTCTTCTCGACGTTCATCAGCCATGACACATTCCCTCGCAACAGTTAGTCAGGTCCGGGGGAAAGTGCTGGCGGCCTCACAATCTCCTGGACCTTCTTTTTTTGATATTCGTTTCCCTTCGTACATGGGCCGGCTCCCTTTACGAGACGCCGACGACACGCTCATCTACCCTTTATCATCACATCCACTCATCAGGGAGCAATGCTCATGTGGTATCGCCAGCAGATTACCCTCAAGCCGTATACGCGAGGCTTTCATCTGATCACCAGCGACATTACGGGCGCTTTGAGCCGGATGAAGGAGATTTCCACCGGGCTTTTGCATCTACAGATGCTGCACACCTCGGCATCGTTAACGCTTAATGAAAACGCAGACCCGGACGTGCGCCATGACATGGAAGCCTTTTTCCGCGACCGCGTACCGGGCGATCTCCCCTATTTTCGCCATACCCTAGAGGGCCCGGACGACATGCCTGCTCATATCAAGGCCAGTCTGATGGGCACCGAACTGACGCTGGCCATCGACAATGGCCGACTGGCCACCGGTACCTGGCAGGGCATCTGGCTGGGCGAACATCGCGAAAACGGCGGCAGCCGACGCATTCTGGCCACCCTGTTCGGTGAATAATGAGTCATCTGCCGGGCCTTGCCCCGGCAGATGACCCTTCAGGGATCAGGACTGGCCGCTGCCTTCAGTGGCTGCCTGAATCGCCTTGATCATCTCGTCACCATTGTTATCGATAAAGGTCTTCCAGACGGGCTGAATGGCTTTCTGGAAGGCGGCGGTGTCGACGTCACGATTGACCTTCATGCCTTCGTCTTCAAGCGTTGTGATCATCGATTCAGTCTGCTCGGTATTCATTTCTCGCTGCATGGCAGTGGCATCCGCCGCGGCCTTCTCAACGATCTGCTGCTGCTCCGGCGTCAGACTGTCAAAGCGCTTCTGGTTCATGACCATCAACAGCGCCGAATAGGCGTGATTGGTGATCGAGAGATACTTTTGAACCTCGTTGAAATTGAACGACACCACAATACCCAGCGGATGGTCCTGAGCATCCACGACACCGGTTTCCAGCGCCGTATAAAGCTCGGCCACCGGCAGCTGCTGCGGGTTGGCGCCTAAAAGCTCGAACATGTTGTTGAGCGTAATGGAATTGTTGACCCGCATGCGCAGGCCTTCCAGATCCTTCGGTTCGCGGATGGGTCCACGGTTATTGGTGATTTCGCGGAAACCGTTTTCCGGGAAGGCCAGCCCCTTGAGGCCCAGCGCCGGCAGCTTGCTCATCACCTCATCACCCGGAGCACCGTCCAGGGCCTTATAGGCAGCGGCGCTGTCGGCAAACATGAACGGCAGCTCAAAGGCGCCGGCCTGTGGCACCATGCCGGTAAAGTTGTTCAACCCGGAAAGCGTAATATCGATGATGCCGGAACGAGCCCCGTCAATCATCTGGGCATCGTTGCCCAGCTGACCGTTGGGAAAGATCTGCACCTTGAGATCGCCATTGCTCTGGGCCTCGACCTCCTCCTTGAACTTCTCGGCCAGCTTGTGCTGCAGGTCGCTCTCGGGTGTGGGGTGGGCAAAGCGCAGCGTTGTGGCTGCCAGAGCACTGCTCGACACCGACATGGCCAGCAGCAGCGCCGCAGCAGTCGTTGCAAGTGTTGTGGAACCAGGCGTCATACCAGACAGGAATCTTTTCATGTTGTTGCTCCTTGAAGATCAGCCGATCAGCCAGTGCATCGGCACGGTAATGATCTGGGGTATGAGCACAAACAGTGCCAGCAGTGCGATATACACCAGAACAAAGGGATAGACGCCGCGTACGGCCTCACTCATTGTCGTTTTACTGATGCCACAGACCACGTTGAGCACGGTGCCCACCGGCGGCGTGATCAAGCCGATACAGCAGTTGATGACAAACATCAGACCGAAGTAGATCGGATCGATCCCCGCTTCACGTACCAGCGGCATGAACAGCGGCACCAGAATCAGAATCGCAGGTGCCAGATCCATCACCATGCCCACCAGCAGCACCACCACCATGATGGCCGCCATCAAAAGCCTTGGATTGTCGACCAGCGGCCCCAGCAGTTCGGCCAGCTGCTGCGGCAGTTGCGCGATGGTAATGACCCAGGAGGCCACCATCGCCGCGCCGACCAGAAACATCACCAGCGCCGTTGAGCGGCCGGCACTTTTCAATACCTGTGCCAGCTTGGCGAGGCTCATTTCACGATAGATCACGGTCGAGACGACAATGGCGTAGACCGCAGCCACCACGGCGGCTTCCGTCGGGGTAAAGACCCCAAAGCGGATGCCCACAATGATGATGACCGGCAAAAGCAGCGCCCAGAAGCTCTCCTTGAGCGCCTTGAGGCGTTCTGCCCGGCTCGCCCTTGGCTGCGTTTCAAGATCGGATTTACGCATCATGAACCGCCAGGTCACCATCAGCGCCAGCCCCATCAGAAGGCCGGGTACGATGCCGCCGATAAAGAGCTTGGCAATCGAGATATTGCCGGCCACCCCCAGAATGATCAGCGGCAGCGAGGGCGGAATGACCGGCGCGATAATGCCACCGGCCGCCAAAAGCCCTACCGAGCGAAACGCCGGATAGCCACTCTTGCGCATCATGGGATAGAGAATGCTGACCAGTGCCGCCGCATCTGCCACGGCCGAGCCCGAAAGCCCCGCCAGCAGCAGTGAGGTGATGATCGCCACATAGCCCAGCCCGCCCCGCCAGTGTCCGACCAGCGTCATGGCAAGCTTTACAATGCGATCGGACAACCCGCCAACCGCCATTACCTCGCCTGCGATCATGAAAAAGGGAATCGCCAGCAGCGCGAAATTATCCACGCCGTTGATCATCGACTGCGACAGGATGTCAGCGCTGAACATGCCCAGATTGAGCATCAATGCTCCGGCTGCCAGCAGCAGCGCAAAGGCCACCGGCAAGCGCAGCAGAATCGCGCCAATCAGCACGCCAAGAAACAGTGCCAGCGTCATGAGCGGTGCTCCCCGTTGGAAGAAGACGTGGCCTCATCGACCGCCAGCGAATGCCCCTCGCCCCCCTGCTCTCCAGGCGCTCGCCCGGGGCCGGGACGCAGCAGTCCGATCAGCGAGGTGATACTCATCAATCCCCCGGCCACAACGCCTGCCAGATAGAACAGTCCGGTCGGAAGCCCGGTCAGGGGGGAAATGTTGTGCCAGTTGGCCAGTGTCTGCTTCCAGCAGCCCATCAGCAGCATGATCGAGGCGCCCAGAATCACGATCCAGAGCACGCGCGCGATAACGGAACGCACGGCCCCCGGCAAACGATCAAAGAACTCTGCCACCGCCAGATGCTCGCCATCCTTCAAACACAGGGAAGCGCCCAGCATGACCACCCAGACAAAACCAAGCCTTGAAAGCTCAACACCGGAGCGCAGCCCGGAGGAGAAGCCGTAGCGCAGCACCACGTTGAAAAACACCAGCACCATCATGGCGGTCATCAGGGCCACAATCAGCCACTCAATGCTGCGCCACACCCCGCGAAGTATCGTCATCGCTCCCTCCCACCACCCTGTTCGGACCGCCTGCCCGGTTATCCGCTGTTGTTGAGTCCTGCATCACATCTCGGCGTGACTCACTTGCTCTCTGATGAGGCCGGGGCGCTACCGGGCAATCGGTCCAGTTCGGCGATGTACCGCTGGGTCACGGTCAGATCAAGCTCGCCCAGCCCGCGCTCGCCGAGGTCGTGATACAGCGCCAGAAGCGTTGACAGCTGAGGCGTGGTCACCTGCTGCTGCGCGGCCTCATCACGCGCAAACCCCAGATCCTTGATCATGTAGCGGGCGATGCCGGAAGGGGTGTAATCCTTGTCGATCAGACGCTGCTTGCGTGACTCCAGAAAGCGCCCGCCCGCGTAGCCGCCGCCCAGACAGCCCAACAGCCTTTCAACATCCAGGCCCGCGCGCTCGGCGATCACCGTGGCCTCGGACAGCGCCACCATGGTGGCGGCCACCACCATCTGATTGCAGGCCTTGGCGACCTCCCCCGCCCCCAGCGGCCCCAGCAGCACCGGTGTCCCCATGGTTTCCAGCACGGGGCGCACCCGCTCGAGATCTTCCTGCTCACCGCCCACCATGATGGACAGCCGGCCGGCCTCGGCGCCGTCCGTTCCGCCTGAAAGCGGGGCATCCAGCACTCGAATCTGCCCATCGCTTTGCTCATCAAGACGCCTGGCCAGCGCGCGCACGCCTTCAGGCGATGAGGTCGAACAGATTACCAGGACCAGCGGGCCGGCAAGCCCTGCCAGAAGGCCATCCTCACCGTCGATCAGCGCCTCGAGCTGGGGCAGGTCCGGCAGCACCGTGATGAGCACATCGCTTTGCGAAGCGACCGCGCCCGGGGTGTCACAGCGCTCGGCGCCGGCCTCAAGTGCGGGCGCCAGCTTCTCCGGCGAGCGGCCAAACACACTGACCCGGCTGGCCACGCCGGCCGCCAGCAGATTGCGCGCCATCGGCATGCCCATGCTGCCAAGCCCGATCATGCCCACCCGCATATGTGATCCCGTCTCGTCACCCTTTCGCATGTGTCTTCCCCCTTTCAAAGTGGCTACTGGAGCCTGCCGTCAGGCACCAACGACGGCGCCGCCCCTGCCCAGATTCATTGGATTGGCGATATGGGCCGCCATGGCAGACAGCGCCTTGACGGCCTGTTGTTCGATGTCGATATTGCAATACACCTCCAAAAGCGAGGCGCCCACCGCATAGGCCTGCTCACCGCTGTATTGAGGCGCCACGGCGACGGCCAGCCCTCGAATACCCGGAAACACCTCACCCTTGTCCAGTGCAAAACCGCGCCCCCGCGCGACCCGAATCTTGTCAATCAACGCCTCAAGATCGGTCGTTGAATCGGCCGTCCAGGCCGGACGGGTGGCCGGGTCTTCAAAGCGCGCCCGAAGCTCGTCATCGTCAAGCTGAGCCAGCAGCGCGTTGCCCACGGCAGTGATCGAGGCCGGGAAGCGACTGCCGATGCTGGCCGTCATTCGCAGCGGCAGACGCCCGGCGTGCGCAGCAAGGTAGAGCACCTCCGTGCCGTCGAGCACCGCCAGCTGACAGATTTCATCGTGAAGAAGAGAGGTATCGCTGCAGGCCTGATAGAACGCCTGAACCGGATCTACCGTGCGCAGATAGGCACCGCCCAGCTCGACCAGCCGTCGCCCGAGCCGGTAGCCGCCGTCACTGCGCTGGACCACGCCCTCGGCCTCCAGTGCCAGACAGACGTTGAACAGCGACGAGCGCGCCACCCCCAGCTGGCGCGCCATTTCGCTTACGCCGAGCGTCTCGCCGCCGGCGGCTTCCAGCAGCGCCAGCACGCGCAGCGCACGAGTGACGGCCGGCGCACTCATCAGTAAAACTCGACCGTGTCGACACGGTTTCTAAGCGCCTCACCATTGAGGTAACGGCGAGCGTTATCGGCGAAGAATTCAGCAATCAGCCGATCTTCCGACTCGCTGAGCGCCGCGGTGTGCGGGGTCAGCAGTACATTGGGCAGGTCCCATAGCGGTGACGCCTGATCCAGCGGCTCCGAGGCCGTGACATCCAGTACCGCCAGGCCGATGTGCTGACGCTTGAGGGCCTCGATCAGGGCGGGCTCATCAATCACCGTGCCCCGGCCTACGTTGACGATGGTGACGCCGGGCTTCATTTCGGCCAGCAGCTCGGCATCGATCAGTCCTTCGGTGGCCTCCGTACCCGGCAGTGCAATGACGATGGCATCGGCACGACGCACGCCCTCGCGCAGCTGGGACGGCGGGATGATTTCATCGACATGAGGCACCATGCGCTGCTGGCGAGAGACGCCCAGCACATGCATGTCCAGCAGTGACAGACGACGCGCCACCTCACGCCCGATGCCCCCCAGCCCCAGAACCAGCACCTGCTGTTCGCTGATCTGTCCCATCATCCAGCGCCCACCCCAGTGGTGATCGCGCTGTTCGGCCACGATGCGTGGCAACTGCTTGGCGCCGGCCAGTACGCCAAATACCGCATACTCCGCCAGCGGCCCGCCATGCACTCCGGCGGAGGTGGTAAACATCACCCGCTCCAGTGCATCAGCCGAGAGCCCCGCCGCCTTGACCTGACCGCCACCGCCGGCGGCCATCACGTGTACCCAGCGCAGCCTGGGGTTGGCCTCAACAATTTTTGCCAGACGCTGCGGATCGACATCCGGGATGCCGTAGAGCACGTCCGCCTCGCACAGCATCGCATCAAAGCGCGCCTCCTCCTCCGGCGTGCGCCTGAATGCCGGATCACCGGCAAAGTCCGCCGGATGACGCATGGGCGGCAACAGCGACTGATCTCGCATCAGCTCGATCTCGGGCAACCTTGACTCGATCAGTGCGCACAGCGCCTCGCTCAACGGTGTCGCCACCGCCACTTTCAGCTTTTCAGGGGTCATGCTGCGCTCCGAAACTCAGCGGTCGTCCAGTGGATTGAACATCGTTCAGTGGACTGTACAGTGCACCACATCAACAGAGAGCGCGGCTTTGGTCGATATCGTGACCAAAGTACAATGCCCCACGGGCCAGAGATCAGCCGTTGATATCAGAAAATCCTCATGTCATCGGCAAGCGATATCAACATTGCGGTGGCCCTGCTCAAGGGCACGGACCAGCACCAGCAGGCTGTGATTGACGGGCACATCAATGTCGTGGACTTTTGCCTTTCGCACGATGAAACCGTTGAGATGCTCGATCTCGCCCTGTCGTTTGCGGGCAAGATCCTGCGCCATCGAGGAGCGCTGACCTGCCATGGTTTCAGCAATCATGAGCGTTGAATGCTCCAGATCCTCCGGCAGAACGACCCCACAGGCCTGCGCCACGGCCCGACACTCGCCAGTCACCGTCATGACCATTTCCCGTAGACCATCAATGGCCATCAATGCCCCGTAGGGCTGCCGGGTAATGGCCGATACCGCATTCCAGGCGCAGTTGATCACAAGCTTTGTCCACAGCATGCCGGTCACGTCATCGGCCGTTGTTGCTGCCATGCCGGCGTCCTGAAACAGCCTCACCAGTGAGGCGCTTACCGTCGATGCCCCCAGCGCGAGCTCCCCGCCGCCGTGATGGCGCACATGACCCGGCCCTGGCATGGCCACCGCGGCATACACCACCACCGGAACCACCTCCCGGTCCAATACTTCAGCGAGCCGGTCGGCGTTATCCACGCCGTTTTGCAGGCTCAGCACCACGGCAGTGTCCGACAGTACCGATGCCATCAAGGCGCCGGCCGTTTCGGTATCCGTGGATTTGACGCAAAAAAGCACCAGCTCGGCATCCTTCAGGGCGTCTATCTCCTGGCTGGCCGTCACCCTGAGCGTCTCGCGGCCCGACGACGTTTCCAGGGTCAGTCCGTTGGACTGTATCGCCTCAACGTGCGCCGCACGGCCAATCAGCGTGACCGCATGGCCGGCACGCGCCAGCAGCGCCCCGTAGTAGCTGCCAACGGCACCGGCGCCCATGATCGCAATCTGCATGGTGTCTCCCATGAGTGAATTCATTCATGAGACATCCTGCCCCACTGTCACACCCCGTCGCGAGCGCTATTGTGTAGGATAT contains:
- a CDS encoding secondary thiamine-phosphate synthase enzyme YjbQ, which translates into the protein MWYRQQITLKPYTRGFHLITSDITGALSRMKEISTGLLHLQMLHTSASLTLNENADPDVRHDMEAFFRDRVPGDLPYFRHTLEGPDDMPAHIKASLMGTELTLAIDNGRLATGTWQGIWLGEHRENGGSRRILATLFGE
- a CDS encoding DctP family TRAP transporter solute-binding subunit, whose product is MKRFLSGMTPGSTTLATTAAALLLAMSVSSSALAATTLRFAHPTPESDLQHKLAEKFKEEVEAQSNGDLKVQIFPNGQLGNDAQMIDGARSGIIDITLSGLNNFTGMVPQAGAFELPFMFADSAAAYKALDGAPGDEVMSKLPALGLKGLAFPENGFREITNNRGPIREPKDLEGLRMRVNNSITLNNMFELLGANPQQLPVAELYTALETGVVDAQDHPLGIVVSFNFNEVQKYLSITNHAYSALLMVMNQKRFDSLTPEQQQIVEKAAADATAMQREMNTEQTESMITTLEDEGMKVNRDVDTAAFQKAIQPVWKTFIDNNGDEMIKAIQAATEGSGQS
- a CDS encoding TRAP transporter large permease subunit is translated as MTLALFLGVLIGAILLRLPVAFALLLAAGALMLNLGMFSADILSQSMINGVDNFALLAIPFFMIAGEVMAVGGLSDRIVKLAMTLVGHWRGGLGYVAIITSLLLAGLSGSAVADAAALVSILYPMMRKSGYPAFRSVGLLAAGGIIAPVIPPSLPLIILGVAGNISIAKLFIGGIVPGLLMGLALMVTWRFMMRKSDLETQPRASRAERLKALKESFWALLLPVIIIVGIRFGVFTPTEAAVVAAVYAIVVSTVIYREMSLAKLAQVLKSAGRSTALVMFLVGAAMVASWVITIAQLPQQLAELLGPLVDNPRLLMAAIMVVVLLVGMVMDLAPAILILVPLFMPLVREAGIDPIYFGLMFVINCCIGLITPPVGTVLNVVCGISKTTMSEAVRGVYPFVLVYIALLALFVLIPQIITVPMHWLIG
- a CDS encoding TRAP transporter small permease, which produces MTILRGVWRSIEWLIVALMTAMMVLVFFNVVLRYGFSSGLRSGVELSRLGFVWVVMLGASLCLKDGEHLAVAEFFDRLPGAVRSVIARVLWIVILGASIMLLMGCWKQTLANWHNISPLTGLPTGLFYLAGVVAGGLMSITSLIGLLRPGPGRAPGEQGGEGHSLAVDEATSSSNGEHRS
- a CDS encoding NAD(P)-dependent oxidoreductase — encoded protein: MRKGDETGSHMRVGMIGLGSMGMPMARNLLAAGVASRVSVFGRSPEKLAPALEAGAERCDTPGAVASQSDVLITVLPDLPQLEALIDGEDGLLAGLAGPLVLVICSTSSPEGVRALARRLDEQSDGQIRVLDAPLSGGTDGAEAGRLSIMVGGEQEDLERVRPVLETMGTPVLLGPLGAGEVAKACNQMVVAATMVALSEATVIAERAGLDVERLLGCLGGGYAGGRFLESRKQRLIDKDYTPSGIARYMIKDLGFARDEAAQQQVTTPQLSTLLALYHDLGERGLGELDLTVTQRYIAELDRLPGSAPASSESK
- a CDS encoding IclR family transcriptional regulator — encoded protein: MSAPAVTRALRVLALLEAAGGETLGVSEMARQLGVARSSLFNVCLALEAEGVVQRSDGGYRLGRRLVELGGAYLRTVDPVQAFYQACSDTSLLHDEICQLAVLDGTEVLYLAAHAGRLPLRMTASIGSRFPASITAVGNALLAQLDDDELRARFEDPATRPAWTADSTTDLEALIDKIRVARGRGFALDKGEVFPGIRGLAVAVAPQYSGEQAYAVGASLLEVYCNIDIEQQAVKALSAMAAHIANPMNLGRGGAVVGA
- a CDS encoding D-2-hydroxyacid dehydrogenase; amino-acid sequence: MTPEKLKVAVATPLSEALCALIESRLPEIELMRDQSLLPPMRHPADFAGDPAFRRTPEEEARFDAMLCEADVLYGIPDVDPQRLAKIVEANPRLRWVHVMAAGGGGQVKAAGLSADALERVMFTTSAGVHGGPLAEYAVFGVLAGAKQLPRIVAEQRDHHWGGRWMMGQISEQQVLVLGLGGIGREVARRLSLLDMHVLGVSRQQRMVPHVDEIIPPSQLREGVRRADAIVIALPGTEATEGLIDAELLAEMKPGVTIVNVGRGTVIDEPALIEALKRQHIGLAVLDVTASEPLDQASPLWDLPNVLLTPHTAALSESEDRLIAEFFADNARRYLNGEALRNRVDTVEFY
- a CDS encoding ketopantoate reductase family protein, with product MNSLMGDTMQIAIMGAGAVGSYYGALLARAGHAVTLIGRAAHVEAIQSNGLTLETSSGRETLRVTASQEIDALKDAELVLFCVKSTDTETAGALMASVLSDTAVVLSLQNGVDNADRLAEVLDREVVPVVVYAAVAMPGPGHVRHHGGGELALGASTVSASLVRLFQDAGMAATTADDVTGMLWTKLVINCAWNAVSAITRQPYGALMAIDGLREMVMTVTGECRAVAQACGVVLPEDLEHSTLMIAETMAGQRSSMAQDLARKRQGEIEHLNGFIVRKAKVHDIDVPVNHSLLVLVRALEQGHRNVDIACR